A genomic stretch from Telopea speciosissima isolate NSW1024214 ecotype Mountain lineage chromosome 7, Tspe_v1, whole genome shotgun sequence includes:
- the LOC122669782 gene encoding uncharacterized protein LOC122669782 isoform X1, which produces MDIQNKRVQFLLFMIGLLSLIIVAEKCRELVGEEASSKSGKFTLLNCFDMGSGSLACAVKEGVKLYTYNIRSAHVERVRHRAIEVALTEALAQGLGASDAAKQAQKEAAKAAKMAARQAKRVIGPIISSGWDFFEAIYYGGTVTEGFLRGSGTLFGTYAGGFLGEERLGKLGYLAGSHLGSWVGGRIGLMVYDVVNGVHSLLQFAQTVESEVFENENSEASQESYVYETPNYEEL; this is translated from the exons ATGGATATCCAGAATAAGAGGGTACAATTCCTGCTATTCATGATTGGCCTCCTTTCTCTCATTATCGTTG CTGAAAAATGCCGAGAGCTGGTTGGAGAGGAGGCATCATCCAAGAGTGGGAAGTTTACTCTGTTAAACTGTTTCGATATGGGCTCTGGGTCACTTGCATGTGCAGTTAAGGAAGGCGTAAAACTCTACACCTACAACATCAGATCTGCTCACGTTGAGAGAGTGAGGCATCGAGCGATTGAAGTTGCCCTAACTGAAGCATTAGCACAGGGGCTGGGTGCCAGTGATGCAGCCAAGCAAGCACAGAAGGAGgcagcaaaggcagcaaagATGGCAGCTCGACAAGCCAAACGCGTCATAGGCCCCATTATTTCTTCTGGGTGGGACTTCTTTGAAGCCATTTACTATGGGGGTACCGTGACAGAGGGCTTCCTCAGGGGCTCTGGGACCTTGTTTGGAACCTATGCTGGAGGGTTTCTTGGAGAAGAAAGGCTTGGGAAGTTAGGTTATCTTGCAGGAAGTCATTTGGGCAGTTGGGTTGGAGGAAGGATAGGACTGATGGTGTATGATGTGGTTAATGGAGTACACTCCCTGCTTCAGTTTGCTCAAACAGTAGAAAGTGAAGTATTTGAAAATGAGAACTCTGAAGCTTCTCAAGAGTCCTACGTTTATGAAACTCCTAATTATGAGGAGCTCTAA
- the LOC122669783 gene encoding probable xyloglucan endotransglucosylase/hydrolase protein 8: MKLKLVGGDSAGVVTAYYMCSDLGAGLTRDELDIEFLGNRIGEPYLIQTNVYQDGVGNREMRHMLWFDPTEDFHSYSILWNSHQIVFFVDAVAIRVFKNSDSLNNTFFPNAKPMYIFSSIWNTNDWATRGGLEKTNWTLAPFVSTYTDFNVDSCQWQDPYLACVSTTTQQWWDQYDAWHLSDSQKKITLGFSEILSSTITAKTQRGSQPCHQRVL; encoded by the exons ATGAAGCTCAAGCTTGTTGGAGGCGATTCTGCTGGTGTTGTGACAGCCTATTAT ATGTGCTCGGATTTGGGAGCAGGGCTAACGAGGGACGAGCTAGATATCGAGTTCTTAGGGAATAGAATAGGGGAACCCTATTTGATACAGACGAACGTTTACCAAGATGGAGTTGGGAACCGTGAGATGAGGCATATGCTCTGGTTCGATCCAACTGAGGACTTCCATTCCTATTCCATTCTCTGGAACTCTCACCAGATTGT GTTCTTCGTCGATGCTGTGGCGATAAGGGTTTTCAAGAACTCTGATTCATTAAACAACACTTTCTTCCCTAACGCGAAGCCCATGTACATCTTTTCCAGTATCTGGAACACCAATGACTGGGCAACCAGAGGTGGGTTGGAGAAGACGAATTGGACATTAGCTCCATTCGTGTCCACATACACAGATTTCAATGTCGATAGTTGTCAATGGCAagacccataccttgcttgtgtCTCCACTACCACACAGCAATGGTGGGATCAATACGACGCTTGGCATCTCTCCGACTCTCAGAAGAAGATTACGCTTGGGTTCTCAGAAATCTTGTCATCTACAATTACTGCCAAGACACAAAGAGGTTCCCAACCTTGCCACCAGCGTGTTCTTTGA
- the LOC122669782 gene encoding uncharacterized protein LOC122669782 isoform X2 — protein sequence MDIQNKRVQFLLFMIGLLSLIIVAEKCRELVGEEASSKSGKFTLLNCFDMGSGSLACAVKEGVKLYTYNIRSAHVERVRHRAIEVALTEALAQGLGASDAAKQAQKEAAKAAKMAARQAKRVIGPIISSGWDFFEAIYYGGTVTEGFLRGSGTLFGTYAGGFLGEERLGKLGYLAGSHLGSWVGGRIGLMVYDVVNGVHSLLQFAQTVESEVFENENSEASQEEESVV from the exons ATGGATATCCAGAATAAGAGGGTACAATTCCTGCTATTCATGATTGGCCTCCTTTCTCTCATTATCGTTG CTGAAAAATGCCGAGAGCTGGTTGGAGAGGAGGCATCATCCAAGAGTGGGAAGTTTACTCTGTTAAACTGTTTCGATATGGGCTCTGGGTCACTTGCATGTGCAGTTAAGGAAGGCGTAAAACTCTACACCTACAACATCAGATCTGCTCACGTTGAGAGAGTGAGGCATCGAGCGATTGAAGTTGCCCTAACTGAAGCATTAGCACAGGGGCTGGGTGCCAGTGATGCAGCCAAGCAAGCACAGAAGGAGgcagcaaaggcagcaaagATGGCAGCTCGACAAGCCAAACGCGTCATAGGCCCCATTATTTCTTCTGGGTGGGACTTCTTTGAAGCCATTTACTATGGGGGTACCGTGACAGAGGGCTTCCTCAGGGGCTCTGGGACCTTGTTTGGAACCTATGCTGGAGGGTTTCTTGGAGAAGAAAGGCTTGGGAAGTTAGGTTATCTTGCAGGAAGTCATTTGGGCAGTTGGGTTGGAGGAAGGATAGGACTGATGGTGTATGATGTGGTTAATGGAGTACACTCCCTGCTTCAGTTTGCTCAAACAGTAGAAAGTGAAGTATTTGAAAATGAGAACTCTGAAGCTTCTCAAGA GGAAGAAAGTGTTGTTTAA